In Phyllopteryx taeniolatus isolate TA_2022b chromosome 8, UOR_Ptae_1.2, whole genome shotgun sequence, one genomic interval encodes:
- the LOC133482688 gene encoding uncharacterized membrane protein C3orf80 — MPRQCGGGSGSSGTLFSACLLSVCQALRSCGEVQCADGQQCCPPIVVGNGSGSSGGGGGGGSTVRCCKLPIHIFFDNVGWFTRKLSGILILLLLFAMGYFIQRIVCPRPRRHPHQDRGEEPSLFHGHASASQDSLLDRYPECNPVDFASPNLPAYDEVKYLPTYEESMQEMHRDRSDDNLLAENETSGPGRGRGAGPGAGAHRLDVLERLGGQQPSPRTSRNSV; from the coding sequence ATGCCCCGTCAGTGCGGCGGAGGCAGCGGAAGCAGCGGCACCCTTTTCTCGGCGTGCCTCCTCTCTGTGTGTCAAGCCCTGCGGAGCTGCGGGGAGGTCCAGTGCGCCGATGGCCAACAGTGCTGCCCGCCCATCGTCGTCGGGAACGGGAGCGGCAGCAGCGGTggcggtggtggaggaggcTCGACGGTACGCTGCTGCAAGCTCCCAATCCACATCTTTTTCGACAACGTGGGGTGGTTCACGCGGAAGTTGTCGGGCATCCTGATCCTGTTGCTGCTCTTCGCCATGGGTTACTTTATCCAGCGGATCGTGTGCCCCCGACCGCGCCGCCACCCGCACCAGGACCGCGGGGAGGAGCCCTCGCTCTTCCACGGCCACGCGTCCGCCTCCCAGGACTCCCTGCTGGACCGTTACCCCGAGTGCAACCCGGTGGACTTCGCCTCGCCCAACCTACCAGCCTACGACGAGGTCAAATATTTGCCCACGTACGAGGAGAGCATGCAGGAGATGCACCGGGACCGCTCCGATGACAACTTGCTGGCCGAAAACGAGACGAGCGGTCCGGGCAGAGGCAGGGGGGCCGGGCCGGGGGCTGGAGCGCACAGACTGGATGTTCTGGAAAGGTTGGGAGGGCAGCAGCCCAGCCCAAGGACATCTCGGAACTCTGTCTGA